A single region of the Bacteroidota bacterium genome encodes:
- a CDS encoding helix-turn-helix transcriptional regulator: protein MLRVVGTNVKRIRESKNLSQGELAHIAGLQRSYIGDVERGHRNLTLESLGLIATALEIHPGILLFENAFPQRSQI, encoded by the coding sequence ATGCTGCGAGTAGTCGGTACTAATGTGAAGCGAATCCGCGAATCTAAGAATCTCTCACAGGGGGAATTGGCGCACATAGCAGGTCTTCAACGCTCATATATTGGTGATGTTGAACGGGGTCATCGTAACCTTACACTTGAGAGTCTAGGCTTGATCGCAACAGCATTGGAAATCCATCCCGGCATTCTCCTTTTCGAGAACGCTTTTCCCCAAAGATCCCAAATTTAG